From one Suicoccus acidiformans genomic stretch:
- a CDS encoding Spo0B domain-containing protein has translation MQAIRHTFKNQKLLLRLLLLILATILITITVFYGLLIAEIRETSQREQMTRILQIATQVARNPTIVEETAYGVPSDTMQAYASEIEETFELDYVVVLTPESIRLTHPNPERRGGQYFGDGGQELRAFEGESYTLIGRGTLGEQLRAFVPIYHSETGEVIGAVNLGITLQTLDTLSQATLEPLTWVLLISLGLGFLLAFLLAYSLKKQMHDMEPQEIAQVLEERNAMLTRTLDGVIVTNPNQEIILINDAAQREFAGQEGDELADILPFLDGGEGRSQKLYQVSNKSYIVSLAPIMTRHGYSGQIYIIRNATELYMLINQLSTTDVYVQTLATQSHDFLNKLHVIYGLADLKQYDALSDYLAQLIEPQARFEQSLSLLVHNPTIAGFLIKQRLAFEEMQTAFHLEITNEIPATANYFRSQQWLEQTEELLEVCKTHLADFEDLHVQLAYEEHQLRTCLYLTNVQPDLVKLLDEIAYTEIQSQANQALLVCYTQAY, from the coding sequence ATGCAAGCAATTCGCCACACTTTCAAAAATCAAAAACTGCTCTTGCGTTTACTCCTGTTAATCTTAGCAACGATTCTGATTACCATCACGGTCTTCTATGGTTTATTGATTGCTGAAATCCGCGAGACAAGCCAGCGAGAACAAATGACCCGAATTCTACAAATTGCCACCCAGGTCGCTCGCAATCCAACGATTGTCGAAGAGACTGCGTACGGTGTACCGAGCGACACGATGCAAGCTTATGCGAGTGAAATCGAAGAGACCTTTGAGCTGGATTACGTTGTCGTCCTTACACCTGAGAGCATCCGCCTGACCCATCCGAATCCTGAACGCCGTGGGGGCCAGTATTTCGGCGATGGCGGCCAAGAATTACGGGCTTTTGAAGGAGAATCCTATACATTAATCGGGCGGGGCACACTCGGCGAGCAATTACGTGCCTTTGTCCCGATTTACCACAGTGAAACGGGCGAGGTAATTGGTGCAGTCAACCTGGGCATCACCTTGCAGACTTTGGACACACTCTCGCAGGCAACCTTGGAGCCTTTAACCTGGGTCTTACTTATCTCTCTAGGGCTTGGCTTTCTACTCGCCTTCTTACTCGCCTACTCTCTCAAGAAACAAATGCACGACATGGAGCCTCAAGAAATTGCCCAAGTGCTCGAAGAGCGCAATGCGATGTTAACGCGTACCTTAGATGGTGTCATCGTGACAAATCCCAATCAAGAGATTATATTAATAAACGATGCAGCGCAACGGGAGTTTGCTGGTCAGGAAGGGGATGAGTTGGCCGATATTTTGCCTTTTCTGGATGGCGGGGAAGGTCGTAGCCAGAAGTTATACCAGGTCAGCAATAAGAGCTACATTGTCTCCCTAGCCCCAATTATGACCCGGCATGGATATTCGGGGCAAATCTATATAATTCGCAATGCAACGGAATTGTATATGTTGATTAATCAACTGTCTACCACAGATGTATATGTGCAAACATTAGCCACCCAGTCACACGACTTTCTGAATAAATTACATGTTATCTACGGCCTAGCTGATTTAAAGCAGTATGATGCCCTGAGCGATTATTTGGCTCAACTCATCGAACCGCAAGCCCGTTTCGAACAGAGCCTGAGCTTACTGGTGCATAATCCAACGATTGCGGGCTTTTTAATCAAGCAGCGTTTAGCTTTTGAAGAGATGCAGACCGCTTTTCACTTAGAAATTACGAATGAAATCCCTGCGACGGCTAATTATTTCCGCTCCCAGCAATGGTTGGAGCAAACCGAAGAGTTATTGGAGGTCTGTAAGACACATTTAGCGGACTTTGAAGACCTGCACGTCCAGTTAGCCTATGAAGAACATCAACTTAGAACTTGCTTGTATTTAACGAATGTGCAACCAGACTTGGTGAAGCTTTTGGACGAGATTGCTTACACTGAGATTCAAAGCCAAGCCAATCAGGCATTACTCGTCTGTTATACCCAAGCTTATTGA